A genomic region of Burkholderia humptydooensis contains the following coding sequences:
- a CDS encoding LOG family protein: MNKRKVIPSLRSLADQERATAKKARASWQMFTIMAEFIEATEYLSEIRPAVSIYGSARLKPDSAHYKLAVQIARKLSDAGFAVISGGGPGIMEAANKGAHAGKAPSVGLNIELPHEQAGNHFQDISLRFRHFFTRKVTFVKNSDAVIVMPGGFGTLDELSEVLTLIQTKKSRLVPIVLVGSAFWSGLLQWFRDQMIPMGLINPDDMNLMKVIDDPDQVLEAVLAFYEDRGEETEEAHPPRPEEDRMFYL, encoded by the coding sequence ATGAATAAGAGAAAAGTGATTCCGAGTCTGCGTTCGCTCGCAGATCAAGAACGCGCGACGGCGAAGAAGGCCCGCGCTTCGTGGCAGATGTTCACGATTATGGCAGAGTTTATCGAGGCGACAGAGTACCTGTCCGAGATCCGCCCTGCCGTCAGCATCTACGGTTCCGCGCGTCTGAAGCCGGATTCCGCGCACTACAAGCTCGCCGTGCAGATCGCGCGCAAGCTGTCCGACGCCGGCTTCGCCGTGATCTCGGGCGGCGGGCCGGGCATCATGGAAGCGGCGAACAAGGGCGCGCACGCCGGCAAGGCGCCGTCCGTCGGCCTGAACATCGAGCTGCCGCACGAACAGGCCGGCAACCACTTCCAGGACATCTCGCTGCGCTTCCGCCATTTCTTCACGCGCAAGGTCACGTTCGTGAAGAATTCGGACGCGGTGATCGTGATGCCGGGCGGCTTCGGCACGCTCGACGAGTTGTCCGAAGTGCTCACGCTGATCCAGACGAAGAAGTCGCGGCTCGTGCCGATCGTGCTCGTCGGCAGCGCATTCTGGAGCGGCCTGCTGCAGTGGTTCCGCGACCAGATGATCCCGATGGGCCTCATCAATCCGGACGACATGAACCTGATGAAGGTGATCGACGATCCGGACCAGGTGCTCGAAGCGGTGCTCGCGTTCTACGAGGATCGCGGCGAGGAAACCGAGGAGGCGCACCCGCCGCGGCCCGAAGAAGACCGGATGTTCTATCTGTAA
- a CDS encoding NAD(P)/FAD-dependent oxidoreductase has protein sequence MHRFIIVGGGAGGLELATRLGDRYGARGNRQARALVTLVDRYPTHIWKPLLHEVAAGSMDPFTQELEYAAQARWHGFEFHQGELIALDRASRRVTLAPVADNDGAELLPQRELEYDTLVIAIGSTTHYFGVQGAQEHSIALDTVAEAERFRKRLIAACMRAEHQPAEPVVQTAAAAGPADAPELADPPASSASPALAGPRIQVAIVGGGATGVELSAELRNTAQVLSAYGLHKLDPRHDIGIVLIESGARILPALQERVSTATGELLEKLGVRLMLGERVTEVAPGVVRTASGKSVRADLTVWAAGIKAPSVLAKLDGLEVNKLGQLVVRRTLQTETDPNIFALGDCAGCEWPGHERNVPPRAQAAHQQASFMLRALANRLEGRPLPEFTYRDFGSLVSLGHFSAVGNLMGGLIGGNMLIEGLFARFMYMSLYRLHVAALHGYPRMVLDTVAHWLRRSTLPRVKLH, from the coding sequence ATGCATCGTTTCATCATCGTCGGCGGCGGCGCGGGCGGGCTCGAACTGGCGACCCGCCTCGGAGACCGCTATGGCGCGCGCGGCAATCGGCAGGCGCGCGCGCTCGTGACCCTCGTCGACCGTTACCCGACCCATATCTGGAAGCCCCTGCTGCATGAAGTGGCGGCGGGCAGCATGGATCCGTTCACGCAAGAGCTCGAATACGCGGCGCAGGCGCGCTGGCATGGCTTCGAATTCCATCAGGGCGAGCTGATCGCGCTCGATCGCGCGTCGCGCCGCGTGACGCTCGCCCCCGTCGCCGACAACGATGGCGCCGAGTTGCTGCCGCAGCGCGAGCTGGAATACGACACGCTCGTCATCGCGATCGGCAGCACGACGCATTATTTCGGCGTGCAGGGCGCGCAGGAGCATTCGATCGCGCTCGACACGGTCGCGGAGGCGGAGCGGTTCCGCAAGCGCCTGATCGCCGCGTGCATGCGTGCCGAGCATCAGCCCGCGGAGCCGGTCGTGCAGACCGCCGCCGCGGCCGGGCCGGCGGATGCGCCGGAGCTGGCGGATCCGCCGGCCTCGTCAGCATCGCCGGCCTTGGCCGGGCCGCGCATTCAGGTCGCGATCGTCGGTGGCGGCGCGACGGGCGTCGAGCTGTCCGCCGAACTGCGCAACACCGCGCAGGTGCTGTCCGCGTACGGGCTGCACAAGCTCGATCCGCGGCACGACATCGGCATTGTGCTGATCGAGTCGGGGGCGCGCATCCTGCCGGCGCTGCAGGAGCGCGTATCGACGGCGACCGGCGAATTGCTCGAGAAGCTCGGTGTGCGCCTGATGCTCGGCGAGCGCGTGACCGAAGTCGCGCCGGGCGTCGTGCGCACCGCGAGCGGCAAGAGCGTGCGGGCGGACCTGACGGTGTGGGCGGCGGGCATCAAGGCCCCTTCGGTGCTCGCGAAGCTCGATGGCCTCGAAGTGAACAAGCTCGGTCAGTTGGTCGTGCGCCGCACGCTGCAGACTGAAACCGATCCGAACATATTCGCGCTCGGCGATTGCGCGGGCTGCGAGTGGCCGGGCCACGAGCGGAACGTGCCGCCGCGCGCGCAAGCCGCGCATCAGCAGGCGAGCTTCATGCTGCGCGCGCTCGCCAACCGGCTCGAAGGCCGGCCGCTGCCCGAATTCACCTATCGCGATTTCGGCTCGCTGGTGTCGCTTGGGCACTTCAGCGCGGTCGGCAATCTGATGGGCGGGCTGATCGGCGGCAACATGCTGATCGAAGGGCTTTTCGCGCGCTTCATGTACATGTCGCTGTATCGGCTGCACGTCGCGGCGCTGCACGGTTATCCGCGGATGGTGCTCGACACGGTCGCACACTGGCTGCGGCGCTCGACGCTGCCGCGCGTGAAGCTGCATTAG
- a CDS encoding TadG family pilus assembly protein, with amino-acid sequence MNKPTRRPTTGDLSDRREPNRRRRSPARQRGSLAIIAAIAIGVVIAALGAVDLGNLFYQRRALQSVADLAALAAAQTMDDGCAKPAATAQSAALGNGFDSTASGQSMTVVCGRWDVKDNTGPSFFAGSAPGAGAGSDAQLNAVQVTVTRVVPYYFLGAQRTVAATSTAQATNVGAYSIGTTLAQLQGGVVNALLNGLLRTNLNLSVLSYQGLANARIRIKDLMAAANVSTVNALLNTQTTVPQLANWMLTALSQTSVANADLQTSIGALQTIISANIPGGQTFTIGSTANSTGIFSVGLSDPQAALDATFSPFDALLVAAEIATGQTAFSLANGLNVGGLNASLQVQIIQPPVLGIGEAGVDPITKTWRTIARTAQVRLYLNIGLGTANLPLGLLGALVPVQVNLPLSMQIAPGQAWLQSASCTSSPSTCASAIGVQTGLANLCVGDTPANLSASLPFTCSTPATLVNVANLVTIKSLASLMADVPAGSTPTLTFYGTTGGYQSTNSNGVGSVLGNALSGLGASLQQTQISLIGISLPLGPIQTALDSLLGGALPPMLSGLDAAVVPLLQLLGVQVGESTIHDMSLTCGVSQLVY; translated from the coding sequence ATGAACAAGCCGACACGCCGCCCGACCACCGGTGATCTTTCCGACCGACGCGAGCCGAATCGGCGGCGCCGCTCGCCCGCACGCCAGCGCGGCTCGCTCGCCATCATCGCAGCGATCGCGATCGGCGTTGTGATCGCCGCGCTCGGCGCGGTCGATCTCGGCAATCTGTTCTATCAGCGCCGCGCGCTGCAAAGCGTCGCCGACCTGGCCGCGCTCGCGGCCGCGCAGACGATGGACGACGGCTGCGCGAAACCCGCCGCCACCGCGCAATCGGCCGCGCTCGGCAACGGCTTCGACAGCACTGCGTCCGGACAATCGATGACGGTCGTCTGCGGCAGATGGGACGTGAAGGACAACACAGGCCCCAGCTTCTTCGCAGGCTCGGCGCCGGGCGCCGGGGCCGGCAGCGACGCGCAGCTCAACGCGGTCCAGGTGACGGTCACGCGCGTCGTGCCGTACTACTTTCTCGGCGCGCAGCGCACGGTCGCGGCGACCAGCACAGCGCAGGCAACCAATGTCGGCGCCTACTCGATCGGCACGACGCTCGCGCAATTGCAAGGCGGCGTCGTGAACGCGCTCCTCAACGGGCTGCTCCGCACGAATCTGAACCTGTCGGTGCTGTCGTATCAGGGCCTCGCGAATGCGCGGATCAGGATCAAGGATCTGATGGCCGCCGCGAACGTCAGCACCGTGAACGCGCTGCTGAACACGCAGACGACCGTCCCGCAGCTCGCGAACTGGATGTTGACCGCGCTGTCGCAAACGTCGGTCGCGAACGCCGACTTGCAGACGAGCATCGGCGCGCTGCAGACGATCATCAGCGCGAACATCCCCGGCGGCCAGACCTTCACGATCGGCAGCACCGCGAATTCGACAGGCATCTTCTCGGTTGGCCTGTCCGACCCGCAAGCCGCGCTCGACGCGACGTTCAGCCCGTTCGACGCGCTTCTCGTCGCGGCCGAGATCGCGACCGGGCAAACGGCGTTCTCGCTCGCGAACGGGCTGAACGTCGGCGGGCTGAACGCGAGCCTGCAAGTGCAGATCATCCAGCCGCCCGTGCTCGGCATCGGCGAAGCGGGCGTCGATCCCATCACGAAAACGTGGCGCACGATCGCGCGCACCGCGCAGGTGCGGCTCTATCTGAACATCGGGCTCGGCACCGCGAACCTGCCGCTCGGTCTGCTCGGCGCGCTCGTGCCGGTACAGGTGAACCTGCCGTTGTCGATGCAGATCGCGCCGGGCCAGGCATGGCTGCAGTCGGCGAGCTGCACGTCGTCGCCGTCGACTTGCGCGTCGGCCATCGGCGTGCAGACGGGCCTCGCGAATCTGTGCGTCGGCGACACGCCGGCCAACCTGTCCGCGTCGCTGCCGTTCACCTGCTCGACGCCCGCGACGCTCGTCAACGTCGCGAACCTCGTGACGATCAAGTCGCTTGCGTCGCTCATGGCCGACGTGCCCGCGGGCAGCACGCCGACGCTCACGTTCTACGGCACGACGGGCGGCTATCAGAGCACGAACTCGAACGGCGTCGGCAGCGTGCTCGGCAACGCGCTGTCGGGCCTCGGCGCATCGCTGCAGCAGACGCAGATCTCGCTGATCGGCATCAGCCTGCCGCTCGGCCCGATCCAGACCGCGCTCGATTCGCTCCTGGGCGGCGCGCTGCCGCCGATGCTGTCGGGGCTCGACGCCGCGGTCGTGCCGCTGCTGCAACTGCTCGGCGTGCAGGTCGGCGAAAGCACGATTCACGACATGTCGCTGACTTGCGGAGTGTCGCAGCTCGTCTATTGA
- a CDS encoding dienelactone hydrolase family protein, whose amino-acid sequence MLKPEVDSLVPHVPFSRRKFVKAALGGTFAAAVLPVSAQTITTDTAGLDVGTVEIRSGDASVPAYRAQPQGKSNLPVIVVIHEVFGVHAHIADICRRFAKLGYLAIAPDLFARQGDPSKYPSIQELIDQVVSKVPDRQVTEDLDATLRWAGKNGGDLSRLGVTGFCWGGRQAWLFAEHNPHVRAAVAWYGKVIGQTSEMTPFNPVDRAAQLKAPTLGLYGGKDDSIAQSSLAQMRARLAAAGTKAARESEIVVYPDAGHAFFADYRPSYVKADADDGWKRAVAWFRHHGVM is encoded by the coding sequence ATGTTGAAACCCGAAGTCGACAGCCTGGTTCCGCACGTTCCGTTCAGCCGCCGCAAGTTCGTCAAGGCGGCGCTCGGCGGCACGTTCGCCGCGGCGGTGCTGCCCGTGTCCGCGCAGACGATCACGACCGATACCGCCGGCCTCGACGTCGGCACCGTCGAGATCCGCTCGGGCGACGCGAGCGTGCCGGCCTATCGCGCGCAGCCGCAGGGCAAGAGCAATCTGCCCGTGATCGTCGTGATCCACGAGGTGTTCGGCGTGCACGCGCACATCGCCGACATCTGCCGGCGCTTCGCGAAGCTCGGCTATCTGGCGATCGCGCCGGATCTGTTTGCGCGGCAGGGCGATCCGTCGAAGTATCCGTCGATCCAGGAACTGATCGACCAGGTGGTCAGCAAGGTGCCCGATCGTCAGGTGACCGAGGATCTTGACGCGACGCTCCGGTGGGCGGGGAAGAACGGCGGCGACCTGTCGCGGCTCGGCGTGACGGGTTTCTGCTGGGGCGGCCGGCAGGCGTGGCTCTTCGCCGAGCACAATCCGCATGTGCGCGCCGCAGTCGCGTGGTACGGCAAGGTGATCGGCCAGACGAGCGAGATGACGCCGTTCAATCCCGTCGATCGTGCGGCGCAACTGAAGGCGCCGACGCTCGGTCTCTATGGCGGCAAGGACGACAGCATTGCGCAGAGCTCGCTCGCGCAGATGCGCGCGCGTCTCGCGGCGGCCGGTACGAAGGCGGCGCGCGAATCGGAAATCGTCGTGTACCCGGATGCGGGCCACGCGTTCTTCGCCGACTACCGCCCGAGCTACGTGAAGGCGGATGCCGATGACGGCTGGAAGCGCGCCGTCGCGTGGTTCCGGCATCACGGCGTGATGTGA
- a CDS encoding sulfurtransferase — protein sequence MPHTHYTTLISADNLAERLAAAPGSVLVFDCRFDLADTGLGEQAYAAGHIPGAHYLHLDRDLSGAKTGTNGRHPLPARDALVATLKAHGLKQNQQAVAYDAQGGMYAARLWWLLRWLGHDSVAVLDGGLQAWQSAGHAVSQDTPPKSAGDFRAAAPLATVVDAQTVLANLKTKDQLVIDARAADRYRGENETIDRVGGHIPGALNHFFKDNLTADGRFKSGHELRDAFNPLLGATPSNKVILQCGSGITACHNALAMEIAGLHDPALYAGSWSEWSSDPSRPVATGANP from the coding sequence ATGCCACACACTCACTACACCACGCTCATCTCGGCCGACAATCTCGCCGAACGTCTCGCGGCCGCGCCGGGCAGCGTGCTCGTATTCGATTGCCGCTTCGATCTCGCCGATACCGGCCTCGGCGAGCAGGCTTACGCGGCCGGCCACATTCCGGGCGCCCACTACCTGCATCTCGACCGCGACCTGTCGGGCGCGAAAACCGGCACGAACGGCCGTCATCCGCTGCCCGCGCGCGATGCGCTCGTCGCCACGCTGAAGGCCCACGGGCTCAAGCAGAACCAGCAGGCCGTCGCGTACGATGCGCAAGGCGGCATGTACGCCGCGCGCCTGTGGTGGCTGCTGCGCTGGCTCGGCCACGATTCCGTCGCGGTGCTCGACGGCGGCCTGCAGGCGTGGCAATCGGCGGGCCACGCGGTGTCGCAGGACACGCCGCCGAAGTCGGCGGGCGACTTCCGCGCGGCCGCACCGCTCGCGACGGTCGTCGACGCGCAGACGGTGCTCGCGAATCTCAAGACGAAAGACCAGCTCGTAATCGATGCGCGCGCCGCCGACCGCTATCGCGGCGAGAACGAGACGATCGATCGCGTCGGCGGGCACATCCCCGGCGCGCTCAACCATTTCTTCAAGGACAACCTGACCGCCGACGGGCGCTTCAAGAGCGGCCACGAGCTGCGCGACGCGTTCAATCCGCTGCTCGGCGCGACGCCTTCGAACAAGGTGATCCTGCAGTGCGGCTCCGGCATCACCGCGTGCCACAATGCGCTGGCGATGGAGATCGCCGGCCTGCACGACCCGGCGCTGTATGCGGGCTCGTGGAGCGAATGGAGCTCGGACCCGTCCCGCCCCGTCGCGACGGGCGCGAATCCGTAA
- the polA gene encoding DNA polymerase I, whose product MPEERNLEGKTLLLVDGSSYLYRAYHAMPDLRGPGGEPTGALYGIINMLRRMRKDVSAEYSACVFDAKGKTFRDDLYADYKAHRPPMPPDLALQIEPIHAAVRALGWPLLMIEGVEADDVIGTLAKQAEQHGMNVIVSTGDKDLAQLVTDRVTLINTMTNEALDRDGVLAKFGVPPERIVDYLSLIGDTVDNVPGVEKCGPKTAVKWLTQYGSLDGVVEHAGEIKGVVGDNLRRALDFLPLARQLVTVETACELAPHVESFDASLATDGEGRDALRDIFAKYGFKTWLRELDSESAANGALATVAAAGAAPDPASGATAELPLAAARNYATVQTWEQFDAWLATISAAELTAFDTETTSLDPMLAQIVGLSFSVEPGHAAYVPLAHRGPDLPAQLPRDEVLAKLTPWLEDASRKKLGQHLKYDAQVLANYGIALNGIEHDTLLESYVLESHRTHDMDSLALRHLGVKTIKYEDVAGKGAQQIGFDEVPLDKASEYAAEDADITLQLHRALYPQVAREPGLMRVYRDIEMPVSLVLRKMERTGVLIDSDRLSRQSSEIATRLVELEQEAYALAGGEFNLGSPKQIGQIFFERLQLPVVKKTPSGAPSTDEEVLQKLAEDYPLPKLLLEHRGLSKLKSTYTDKLPRMVNPNTGRVHTNYAQAVAVTGRLASNDPNLQNIPVRTAEGRRIREAFIAPPGSKIVSADYSQIELRIMAHISEDESLLRAFAHGEDIHRATAAEVFGVTPLEVTSDQRRIAKVINFGLIYGMSSFGLASNLGITRDAAKLYIDRYFLRYPGVAHYMEETRARAKERGYVETVFGRRLWLPEINGGNGPRRQAAERAAINAPMQGTAADLIKLSMIAVDDWLERGGLRARMIMQVHDELVLEVPDGELSVVREKLPEMMCGVAKLKVPLVAEVGVGENWEEAH is encoded by the coding sequence ATGCCTGAAGAACGAAATCTGGAAGGTAAGACCCTGCTATTGGTTGATGGTTCGAGCTATCTGTATCGGGCTTACCATGCGATGCCTGATTTGCGCGGCCCTGGCGGGGAGCCGACCGGAGCGCTCTACGGAATCATCAATATGCTGCGCCGCATGCGCAAGGATGTCAGTGCAGAGTATAGCGCGTGCGTGTTCGACGCCAAGGGCAAAACCTTCCGCGACGATCTGTACGCCGATTACAAGGCGCACCGGCCGCCGATGCCGCCCGATCTCGCGCTGCAGATCGAGCCGATCCACGCGGCCGTGCGCGCGCTCGGCTGGCCGCTGCTGATGATCGAGGGCGTCGAGGCCGACGACGTGATCGGCACGCTCGCGAAGCAGGCCGAGCAGCATGGCATGAACGTGATCGTGTCGACGGGCGACAAGGATCTCGCGCAGCTCGTCACCGATCGCGTCACGCTCATCAACACGATGACGAACGAGGCGCTCGATCGCGACGGCGTGCTCGCGAAGTTCGGCGTGCCGCCGGAGCGGATCGTCGATTACCTGTCGCTCATCGGCGACACCGTCGACAACGTGCCGGGCGTCGAGAAGTGCGGGCCGAAGACGGCCGTCAAGTGGCTGACGCAATACGGCTCGCTCGACGGCGTCGTCGAGCATGCGGGCGAGATCAAGGGCGTCGTCGGCGACAACCTGCGCCGCGCGCTCGATTTCCTGCCGCTCGCGCGCCAGCTCGTGACGGTCGAGACCGCGTGCGAGCTTGCGCCGCACGTCGAATCGTTCGACGCGTCGCTCGCGACGGACGGCGAAGGCCGCGACGCATTGCGCGACATCTTCGCGAAATACGGCTTCAAGACCTGGCTGCGCGAGCTCGACAGCGAATCCGCCGCGAACGGCGCGCTCGCCACGGTGGCCGCGGCCGGCGCCGCGCCGGACCCTGCAAGTGGCGCGACGGCCGAGCTGCCGCTCGCCGCTGCGCGCAACTACGCGACCGTGCAGACGTGGGAGCAGTTCGACGCGTGGCTCGCGACGATCTCCGCCGCCGAGCTGACCGCATTCGACACCGAGACGACATCGCTCGATCCGATGCTCGCGCAGATCGTCGGCCTGTCGTTCTCGGTGGAGCCGGGCCATGCCGCGTACGTGCCGCTCGCGCACCGCGGGCCGGACCTGCCCGCGCAACTGCCGCGCGACGAAGTGCTCGCGAAGCTCACGCCGTGGCTCGAGGACGCGAGCAGGAAGAAGCTCGGCCAGCATCTGAAGTACGACGCGCAGGTGCTCGCGAACTACGGGATCGCGCTGAACGGCATCGAGCACGACACGCTGCTTGAATCGTATGTGCTCGAATCGCACCGCACGCACGACATGGATAGCCTCGCGCTGCGCCATCTCGGCGTGAAGACGATCAAGTACGAGGACGTCGCGGGCAAGGGCGCGCAGCAGATCGGCTTCGACGAAGTCCCGCTCGACAAGGCGTCCGAATACGCGGCCGAGGACGCGGACATCACGCTGCAACTGCATCGCGCGCTGTATCCGCAGGTCGCGCGCGAGCCGGGGCTCATGCGCGTGTATCGCGACATCGAGATGCCGGTGTCGCTCGTGTTGCGCAAGATGGAGCGCACCGGCGTGCTGATCGACAGCGACCGGTTGAGCCGACAGAGCAGCGAGATCGCGACGCGGCTCGTCGAGCTCGAGCAGGAGGCCTACGCGCTCGCGGGCGGTGAATTCAATCTCGGCTCGCCGAAGCAGATCGGCCAGATCTTCTTCGAGCGGCTGCAGTTGCCCGTCGTCAAGAAGACGCCGAGCGGCGCGCCGTCGACCGACGAAGAGGTGCTGCAAAAGCTCGCCGAGGACTATCCGCTGCCGAAGCTGCTGCTCGAGCATCGCGGTTTGTCGAAGCTGAAGTCCACTTACACCGACAAGCTGCCGCGGATGGTCAACCCGAACACGGGCCGCGTGCACACGAACTATGCGCAGGCGGTGGCGGTCACGGGGCGGCTCGCGTCGAACGATCCGAACCTGCAGAATATCCCGGTGCGCACGGCGGAAGGGCGGCGCATCCGCGAGGCGTTCATCGCGCCGCCGGGCAGCAAGATCGTGTCGGCCGACTATTCGCAAATCGAGCTGCGCATCATGGCGCACATCTCGGAGGACGAGTCGCTGCTGCGCGCGTTCGCGCACGGCGAGGACATTCACCGCGCGACCGCGGCCGAGGTGTTCGGCGTGACGCCGCTCGAAGTGACGTCCGATCAGCGGCGCATCGCGAAGGTGATCAACTTCGGCCTGATCTACGGGATGAGCTCGTTCGGTCTCGCGTCGAATCTCGGCATCACGCGCGACGCGGCGAAGCTCTACATCGACCGCTACTTCCTCCGCTATCCGGGCGTCGCCCACTACATGGAGGAGACGCGCGCGCGGGCGAAAGAGAGGGGCTACGTCGAAACCGTGTTCGGCCGCCGCCTGTGGCTGCCGGAGATCAACGGCGGCAACGGGCCGCGCCGCCAGGCCGCCGAGCGCGCGGCGATCAACGCGCCGATGCAGGGCACGGCCGCCGATCTGATCAAGCTGTCGATGATCGCGGTCGACGACTGGCTCGAGCGCGGCGGCTTGCGCGCACGAATGATCATGCAGGTGCACGACGAACTCGTGCTCGAGGTGCCGGACGGCGAGCTGTCCGTCGTGCGCGAGAAGCTGCCCGAGATGATGTGCGGCGTCGCGAAACTGAAGGTGCCGCTCGTCGCCGAGGTCGGCGTCGGCGAGAACTGGGAAGAGGCGCACTGA